A single region of the Nicotiana sylvestris chromosome 6, ASM39365v2, whole genome shotgun sequence genome encodes:
- the LOC138871853 gene encoding secreted RxLR effector protein 161-like, translating into MGEASYVIGIEIHRDRSQRLLGLSQKAYIERILKRFGMKNCSPIAEPIIKGEIVLLNQCPQNALEKGQMKDIPYASLVGSLMYAQVCTRHDIAFAVGMLGRYQSNSGLDHWKAGKRVLRYLQGTKDFKLTYKYSDSLEVIGYSDSDLGGCKDTSKFTSGYIFLLAGSDVSWRSVKQTIVATSTMEAEFIACYEATSQALWLKNFISGLRIVDSISRPLRIFCDNSAAVFFLRIIKVASEASTST; encoded by the coding sequence ATGGGTGAAGCCTCTTATGTCATTGGCATAGAGATTCACAGAGACAGATCCCAAAGATTACTTGGACTGTCTCAAAAGGCCTACATTGAAAGAATTCTAAAAAGATTCGGGATGAAGAACTGTTCACCTATAGCAGAACCCATAATTAAAGGTGAAATTGTTTTATTGAATCAATGTCCACAAAATGCATTAGAAAAGGGGCAAATGAAAGACATTCCATATGCTTCGCTTGTTGGGAGTCTTATGTATGCACAGGTCTGTACTAGACATGATATTGCTTTTGCGGTAGGAATGCTTGGCAGATATCAAAGTAACTCTGGTCTTGACCATTGGAAAGCTGGTAAAAGGGTCTTGAGATATTTGCAAGGAACCAAGGATTTTAAGCTCACATACAAATATTCTGACTCATTAGAGGTGATTGGATATTCAGACTCTGATCTGGGTGGATGCAAAGACACTAGTAAATTTACTTCAGGATACATTTTCCTTCTTGCTGGAAGTGATGtgtcttggagaagtgtcaagcAGACCATTGTTGCAACATCCACAATGGAAGCTGAATTTATAGCATGTTATGAAGCTACATCACAGGCGTTATGGTTGAAAAACTTTATTTCCGGCCTTAGGATTGTCGATTCCATTTCAAGACCATTGAGAATCTTTTGTGACAATTCAGCTGCAGTTTTTTTTCTAAGAATAATAAAAGTGGCATCCGAAGCAAGCACATCGACATAA